Proteins from one Mycobacterium sp. HUMS_12744610 genomic window:
- a CDS encoding HRDC domain-containing protein: protein MREPSASRTGGAPAAEPGGDAPDATEPDAIPLVHPAAGLPELSVSVREIGAAAELLDRGHGPFAVDTERASGFRYSNRAYLIQIRRAGAGTVLIDPVSHGAEPLEALRPVADVLGTDEWILHAADQDLPCLAEVGMRPPALYDTELAGRLAGFDRVNLAAMVERLLGYGLAKGHGAADWSKRPLPAEWLNYAALDVELLIELREAVSEVLAERGKTDWAAQEFDHLRNLGLMDAAPVARRDRWRRTSGIHRIRDRRGLAAVRELWLARDRIAQRRDVAPRRVLPDSAIIDAAVANPTTVEELVALPVFGGRNQRRSAEVWLAALQAARENRPPPLDAEQPNGPPPASRWSRRKPEAAARLEAARAALAEVSQRVDVPTENLVSPDLVRRLCWDWETPGGAADAVEAVDAFLRAGQARTWQRELVVAVLARAVQQAEGAGTEIDGSGESPD from the coding sequence ATGCGCGAACCGTCGGCCTCCAGGACCGGTGGCGCGCCGGCCGCGGAACCCGGCGGCGACGCGCCCGACGCCACCGAACCCGACGCCATCCCCCTGGTGCACCCGGCCGCCGGACTACCAGAGCTGTCCGTCAGCGTCCGCGAGATCGGGGCGGCCGCCGAACTGCTCGACCGCGGCCACGGCCCGTTCGCGGTGGACACCGAGCGCGCGTCGGGCTTCCGCTACTCCAACCGGGCCTACCTGATCCAGATCCGGCGCGCCGGGGCCGGCACCGTGCTCATCGACCCGGTCAGCCACGGCGCCGAGCCGCTGGAGGCGCTGCGGCCCGTGGCCGACGTGCTCGGCACCGACGAATGGATCCTGCACGCCGCCGACCAGGACCTGCCGTGCCTGGCCGAGGTCGGGATGCGGCCCCCGGCGCTCTACGACACCGAGCTGGCTGGGCGGTTGGCCGGCTTCGACCGGGTGAACCTGGCGGCCATGGTCGAGCGCCTGCTGGGCTACGGGCTGGCCAAGGGCCACGGCGCGGCCGACTGGTCCAAACGCCCACTGCCCGCCGAGTGGCTCAACTACGCGGCCCTGGACGTCGAACTGCTCATCGAATTGCGCGAGGCGGTCTCGGAGGTTCTGGCCGAACGAGGCAAAACCGATTGGGCCGCGCAGGAATTCGACCATCTGCGCAACTTGGGGCTGATGGACGCCGCCCCGGTGGCGCGCCGGGACCGGTGGCGGCGGACGTCGGGAATCCATCGCATTCGCGACCGCCGCGGCCTGGCCGCAGTACGCGAGCTGTGGTTGGCCCGCGACCGCATCGCCCAGCGCCGCGACGTCGCACCGCGCCGCGTCCTGCCGGACTCGGCCATCATCGACGCCGCGGTCGCCAACCCGACGACGGTCGAGGAACTCGTCGCGCTGCCGGTGTTCGGTGGGCGCAACCAGCGGCGCAGCGCCGAGGTGTGGCTGGCGGCGTTGCAGGCGGCCCGCGAGAACCGGCCTCCGCCGCTGGACGCCGAGCAACCGAACGGGCCGCCGCCCGCGTCGCGGTGGAGCAGACGCAAACCCGAGGCGGCGGCCCGGCTGGAGGCGGCGCGGGCCGCGCTGGCTGAGGTGTCGCAGCGGGTGGACGTCCCCACCGAGAACCTGGTCTCGCCCGACCTGGTGCGGCGACTGTGCTGGGACTGGGAGACCCCCGGCGGAGCGGCGGACGCGGTCGAGGCCGTCGACGCGTTCCTGCGCGCCGGGCAGGCACGGACCTGGCAGCGGGAGCTGGTGGTCGCCGTGCTGGCGCGCGCGGTCCAGCAGGCCGAGGGTGCCGGCACCGAGATCGACGGCAGCGGGGAAAGCCCGGATTAG
- the dxs gene encoding 1-deoxy-D-xylulose-5-phosphate synthase, whose product MLEQIRGPADLQHLSQQQLRDLAAEIREFLIHKVAATGGHLGPNLGVVELTLALHRVFDSPHDPIIFDTGHQAYVHKMLTGRCQDFESLRKKGGLSGYPSRAESEHDWVESSHASAALSYADGLAKGFELSGHRNRHVVAVVGDGALTGGMCWEALNNIAASRRPVVIVVNDNGRSYAPTIGGVADHLATLRLQPAYEQALEKGREALRAMPLFGKIAYRFMHSVKAGIKDSLSPQLLFTDLGLKYVGPVDGHDERAVEVALRHARDFGRPVIVHVVTRKGMGYAPAEDDEAEQMHSCGVIDPVTGRATKISGPGWTATFSDALIAYGRQRRDIVAITAAMPGPTGLTAFGQQFPDRLFDVGIAEQHAMTSAAGLAMAGMHPVVAIYSTFLNRAFDQVMMDVTLHKLPVTMVLDRAGITGSDGPSHNGMWDLSMLGIVPGMRVAAPRDATRLREELGEALDVGDGPTAIRFPKGDVGEDIPALERRSGVDVLAVPASGCNHDVLLVGVGAFAAMAMAVARRLHNQGIGVTVIDPRWVLPVAEGVVELAAQHKLVVTLEDNGVNGGVGSAVSGALRRAEVDVPCRDVGLPQEFFEHASRGEVLADLGLTDQDVARRITGWVAALGSSIAAETEIRERLD is encoded by the coding sequence ATGCTCGAACAGATCCGCGGGCCCGCTGATCTGCAGCACCTTTCCCAGCAGCAGCTGCGCGATCTCGCCGCCGAGATCCGCGAGTTCCTGATCCACAAGGTCGCTGCCACCGGAGGACATCTGGGCCCCAACCTGGGCGTCGTCGAACTGACGCTGGCGCTGCACCGGGTGTTCGATTCGCCCCACGACCCGATCATCTTCGACACCGGCCATCAGGCTTACGTGCACAAGATGCTGACGGGGCGTTGCCAGGACTTCGAGAGCCTGCGCAAAAAGGGCGGGCTGTCGGGCTATCCGTCGCGCGCCGAGAGCGAGCACGACTGGGTGGAGTCCAGCCACGCCAGCGCGGCGCTGTCGTACGCCGACGGGCTGGCCAAGGGGTTCGAGCTGAGCGGTCACCGCAACCGGCACGTGGTCGCGGTGGTCGGGGACGGCGCGCTCACCGGCGGCATGTGCTGGGAGGCGCTGAACAACATCGCCGCATCCCGCCGGCCGGTGGTCATCGTCGTCAACGACAACGGCCGTAGCTACGCGCCGACCATCGGCGGCGTCGCCGACCATCTCGCCACGCTGCGGCTGCAGCCGGCCTACGAGCAGGCGCTGGAGAAGGGGCGCGAGGCGCTGCGGGCGATGCCGCTGTTCGGCAAGATCGCCTACCGGTTCATGCACAGCGTGAAGGCGGGCATCAAGGATTCGCTGTCCCCGCAGTTGCTGTTCACCGATCTCGGGCTCAAATACGTGGGACCGGTCGACGGTCACGACGAACGCGCCGTCGAGGTGGCGCTGCGCCACGCGCGCGACTTCGGGCGCCCGGTGATCGTGCACGTGGTCACCCGGAAGGGGATGGGCTACGCGCCGGCGGAGGACGACGAAGCCGAGCAGATGCATTCCTGCGGCGTGATCGACCCGGTCACCGGCCGGGCCACCAAGATTTCCGGCCCGGGGTGGACGGCGACCTTCTCCGACGCGCTGATCGCCTACGGCAGGCAGCGCCGCGACATCGTGGCCATCACCGCGGCGATGCCCGGCCCCACCGGGCTGACGGCGTTCGGGCAGCAGTTCCCGGACCGGCTGTTCGACGTCGGCATCGCCGAGCAGCACGCGATGACGTCCGCGGCCGGTCTGGCCATGGCGGGGATGCATCCGGTGGTGGCGATCTACTCGACGTTCCTGAACCGGGCGTTCGACCAGGTCATGATGGACGTGACGCTGCACAAGCTGCCCGTCACCATGGTGCTCGACCGGGCCGGGATCACCGGTTCGGACGGCCCCAGCCACAACGGCATGTGGGACCTGTCGATGCTGGGCATCGTGCCGGGCATGCGGGTGGCCGCGCCGCGCGATGCGACGCGGCTGCGCGAGGAACTCGGCGAGGCGCTCGACGTCGGTGACGGGCCGACCGCCATACGCTTCCCCAAAGGCGATGTGGGCGAAGACATCCCGGCCCTGGAACGGCGTTCCGGCGTGGACGTCCTGGCGGTGCCGGCCAGTGGCTGCAACCACGACGTCCTGCTGGTGGGGGTCGGGGCGTTCGCGGCGATGGCGATGGCCGTGGCCCGGCGGCTGCACAACCAGGGGATCGGCGTGACCGTGATCGACCCCCGCTGGGTGCTGCCGGTGGCCGAGGGCGTCGTGGAACTGGCGGCGCAGCACAAGCTGGTGGTCACGCTCGAGGACAACGGTGTCAACGGCGGTGTCGGGTCCGCGGTGTCGGGCGCACTGCGGCGTGCCGAGGTCGACGTGCCGTGCCGCGACGTCGGGCTGCCGCAGGAGTTCTTCGAGCACGCCTCGCGCGGTGAGGTGCTGGCCGACCTCGGGCTGACCGACCAGGACGTGGCCCGACGGATCACGGGCTGGGTCGCCGCCCTGGGCAGCAGCATCGCCGCCGAAACTGAGATCCGCGAGCGCCTAGACTAA
- a CDS encoding APC family permease, which produces MSKLSTAARRLLIGRPFRSDRLTHTLLPKRIALPVFASDALSSVAYAPEEIFLMLSVAGVAAYSLTPWIGLAVVAVMLVVVASYRQNVHAYPSGGGDFEVVTTNLGDNAGLTVASALMVDYVLTVAVSTASAMSNIGSAIPIVAEHKVWFCVAAILLVMGLNLRGIRESGVAFAIPTYAFIFGVVIMIGWGLFRIYVLGNPLRAESAAFQMHAENGPVLGFAFAFLVARSFSSGCAALTGVEAISNGVPAFQKPKSRNAATTLLMLGGIAVTLLMGIIVLAQKIGVQLVDDPATQLTGTPPDYYQKTLVTQLAETVFGSFHIGFLLIATVTALILVLAANTAFNGFPVLGSVLAQHSYLPRQLHTRGDRLAFSNGILFLSAAALLAILAFRAEVTALIQLYIVGVFISFTLSQIGMVRHWTRLLRTETDPRVRRTMMRSRVVNTVGLLSTGTVLFIVLITKFLAGAWIAIVAMSALFVVMKLIRKHYNTVNRELAQAAEEEKEIVLPSRNHAVVLVSKLHLPTRRALAYARATRPDTLEAVTVSVDDAETRELVHQWEQSEISVPLKVIASPYREITRPVLDYVKRASKESPRTVVTVFIPEYVVGRWWEQLLHNQSALRLKGRLLFMPGVMVTSVPWQLTSSERLSNLQPQSAPGDARRGIFD; this is translated from the coding sequence GTGTCCAAACTTTCCACCGCCGCTCGCCGGTTGCTGATCGGGCGACCATTCCGCAGCGACAGGCTGACGCACACGCTGCTGCCCAAGCGCATCGCCCTGCCGGTGTTCGCCTCCGACGCCCTGTCCTCGGTGGCTTATGCGCCCGAGGAGATCTTCCTGATGCTCTCGGTGGCCGGCGTGGCCGCCTACTCGCTCACGCCGTGGATCGGGCTCGCGGTCGTCGCGGTCATGCTGGTGGTGGTGGCCAGCTACCGGCAGAACGTGCACGCCTACCCCTCCGGCGGCGGCGACTTCGAGGTCGTCACCACCAACCTCGGCGACAACGCCGGCCTCACGGTGGCCAGCGCACTGATGGTGGATTACGTTCTCACCGTTGCCGTTTCGACGGCGTCGGCGATGTCGAACATCGGCTCGGCCATCCCGATCGTGGCCGAACACAAGGTGTGGTTCTGCGTGGCGGCCATCCTGCTGGTGATGGGGCTGAACCTGCGCGGAATCCGCGAGTCGGGGGTGGCGTTCGCCATCCCGACCTACGCGTTCATCTTCGGGGTCGTCATCATGATCGGCTGGGGGCTGTTCCGGATCTACGTGCTGGGCAATCCGTTGCGCGCCGAATCCGCCGCGTTTCAGATGCACGCCGAGAACGGCCCGGTCCTCGGTTTCGCGTTCGCGTTCCTGGTGGCGCGGTCGTTCTCGTCGGGCTGTGCGGCGCTGACCGGTGTCGAGGCGATCAGCAACGGGGTGCCGGCGTTTCAGAAGCCCAAGTCGCGCAACGCCGCCACGACGCTGCTGATGCTGGGCGGGATCGCGGTGACGCTGCTGATGGGCATCATCGTGCTGGCCCAGAAGATCGGGGTCCAGCTCGTCGACGACCCCGCGACCCAGCTGACCGGCACCCCGCCGGACTACTACCAGAAGACCCTCGTCACGCAGCTGGCGGAGACGGTGTTCGGCAGCTTCCACATCGGGTTCCTGCTGATCGCGACGGTGACGGCGCTGATTCTGGTGCTGGCGGCCAACACCGCGTTCAACGGGTTCCCGGTGCTGGGCTCCGTCCTGGCGCAACACAGCTACCTGCCCCGCCAGTTGCACACCCGCGGAGACCGGTTGGCGTTCTCCAACGGCATCCTCTTCCTGTCGGCGGCGGCGCTGCTGGCGATCCTCGCGTTCCGGGCGGAGGTCACCGCGCTGATCCAGCTGTACATCGTGGGGGTCTTCATCTCGTTCACGCTCAGTCAGATCGGCATGGTCCGGCACTGGACCCGGTTGCTGCGCACCGAGACCGACCCGCGGGTGCGGCGCACGATGATGCGCTCACGGGTCGTCAACACCGTCGGGCTGCTGTCCACGGGCACGGTCCTGTTCATCGTGTTGATCACGAAATTCCTTGCCGGCGCCTGGATCGCGATCGTCGCGATGAGCGCGCTGTTCGTCGTGATGAAACTCATCCGCAAGCACTACAACACCGTCAACCGGGAATTGGCGCAGGCCGCGGAGGAGGAGAAGGAGATCGTCCTGCCCAGCCGCAACCACGCCGTGGTGCTGGTGTCGAAGCTGCACCTGCCGACCCGGCGCGCGCTGGCCTACGCGCGGGCCACCCGGCCCGACACGCTGGAGGCCGTCACGGTCAGCGTCGACGACGCGGAGACGCGGGAGCTGGTGCACCAGTGGGAGCAGAGCGAGATCAGCGTGCCGCTCAAGGTCATCGCCTCCCCGTATCGCGAGATCACCCGCCCGGTGCTGGATTACGTCAAGCGTGCCAGCAAGGAGTCGCCGCGCACCGTGGTGACGGTGTTCATCCCCGAATACGTGGTCGGACGCTGGTGGGAGCAGCTGCTGCACAACCAGAGTGCGTTGCGGCTCAAGGGCCGCCTGCTGTTCATGCCCGGCGTGATGGTGACCTCGGTTCCCTGGCAGTTGACCTCGTCGGAGCGGCTCTCCAACCTGCAGCCGCAATCCGCGCCCGGCGACGCCCGTCGCGGAATTTTCGATTGA
- a CDS encoding DUF3000 domain-containing protein, whose amino-acid sequence MNAVSVRPEIELGPIRPPQRLAPYSYALGAEVKHPDLEIVPERSEGDAFGRLILLYDPEGADAWDGTLRLVAYIQADLDASEAVDPLLPEVAWSWLNDALEARLQHVTALGGTVTATTSVRYGDISGPPRANQLELRASWTATTPDLGVHVEAFCEVLEYAAGLPPSGVTDLSSRSRA is encoded by the coding sequence ATGAACGCCGTCAGCGTGCGGCCGGAGATCGAGCTGGGCCCGATCCGGCCGCCGCAGCGGTTGGCGCCCTACAGCTACGCGCTGGGCGCCGAGGTCAAGCACCCCGACCTCGAGATCGTCCCGGAGCGGTCCGAGGGTGACGCGTTCGGCAGGCTGATCCTGCTGTACGACCCCGAGGGCGCCGACGCCTGGGACGGCACGCTGCGCCTGGTCGCCTACATCCAGGCCGACCTGGACGCCAGCGAGGCCGTGGACCCGCTGCTCCCCGAGGTGGCGTGGAGTTGGCTGAACGACGCTCTGGAGGCACGCCTGCAGCACGTCACGGCCCTCGGCGGCACCGTCACCGCCACCACCTCGGTGCGCTACGGCGACATTTCCGGGCCACCCCGCGCCAACCAACTCGAGCTTCGGGCGTCGTGGACCGCAACCACCCCCGACCTCGGCGTCCACGTCGAGGCGTTCTGCGAGGTGCTCGAGTACGCCGCGGGCCTGCCGCCGTCCGGGGTCACCGACCTGAGCTCGCGGTCACGCGCCTGA
- a CDS encoding class I SAM-dependent RNA methyltransferase has translation MSTRPRPDPPRAGTAAPAEAELTVVTGAPANGGSCVAHHEGRVVFVRYALPGERVRVRVTADRGSYWHAEVVEVIEPSRDRTDSLCPIAGVGGAGCCDLAFATPEAARVLKAQVVANQLQRLGGFDWSGADAGAEQLSGSGPTGWRTRVRLEVGPDRRPGFHRYHSDALVTDLRCAQLPHGMLDGIAANVTRADLPPAAQLHVAVDDDGRRHVVRTVRQGGRIATKVVEGGYEAVQRVGERSWRVPVTAFWQAHRDAARVYTSLVAEWAQPAAGMAVWDLYGGAGVFAAALADAVGRAGRVLTVDTSRASTRAARVALADLPQVNVVTDSVRRALASQRAGADVAVLDPPRAGAGREVIDLLAAAGVPCVVHIGCEAASFARDIGLYRGHGYVVDKLKVFDAFPLTHHTECVALLTRARRRP, from the coding sequence TTGAGCACACGACCGCGGCCCGACCCGCCTCGGGCGGGGACAGCGGCGCCGGCCGAGGCCGAGCTGACGGTGGTCACCGGCGCCCCCGCCAACGGCGGCAGCTGCGTGGCCCACCATGAAGGCCGGGTCGTGTTCGTCCGGTATGCGCTGCCCGGCGAACGGGTGCGGGTGCGCGTCACCGCGGACCGCGGATCCTATTGGCACGCCGAGGTTGTCGAGGTGATCGAGCCGTCGCGGGACCGCACCGACTCGCTGTGCCCGATCGCCGGGGTGGGCGGTGCCGGGTGTTGCGATCTGGCGTTCGCCACCCCGGAGGCGGCCCGGGTGCTCAAGGCTCAGGTGGTGGCCAACCAGTTGCAACGGCTGGGCGGGTTCGACTGGAGCGGCGCGGACGCGGGGGCCGAGCAGCTGTCGGGTTCCGGGCCGACCGGGTGGCGCACCCGGGTCCGGCTGGAGGTGGGACCGGACCGGCGCCCCGGGTTTCACCGGTACCACAGCGACGCCCTGGTGACCGACCTGCGCTGCGCGCAACTGCCCCACGGGATGCTGGACGGGATCGCCGCGAACGTCACCCGGGCCGACCTGCCGCCGGCCGCGCAGCTGCACGTGGCCGTCGACGACGACGGCCGGCGCCACGTGGTGCGCACCGTGCGGCAGGGCGGGCGGATCGCCACCAAGGTCGTGGAGGGCGGCTACGAGGCGGTGCAGCGGGTGGGCGAGCGCAGTTGGCGGGTGCCCGTGACGGCCTTCTGGCAGGCCCACCGCGACGCGGCGCGCGTCTACACGAGCCTGGTCGCCGAGTGGGCGCAGCCGGCGGCGGGCATGGCGGTGTGGGACCTCTACGGCGGTGCGGGGGTCTTCGCCGCCGCGCTCGCGGACGCGGTGGGGCGCGCCGGGCGGGTGCTGACGGTCGACACGTCGCGCGCGTCGACGCGCGCCGCCCGGGTGGCGCTGGCTGACCTGCCGCAGGTGAACGTGGTCACCGACTCGGTGCGACGGGCGCTCGCGTCGCAGCGCGCCGGCGCCGACGTGGCCGTGCTGGATCCGCCGCGGGCGGGGGCCGGACGCGAGGTGATCGATCTGCTGGCCGCCGCCGGGGTTCCGTGTGTTGTCCACATCGGTTGCGAGGCGGCGTCTTTCGCGCGCGACATCGGCCTGTACCGCGGGCACGGCTATGTGGTGGACAAGCTCAAGGTGTTCGACGCGTTTCCGCTGACCCATCACACCGAATGCGTTGCGCTGCTGACCCGCGCGCGACGGCGACCGTGA
- a CDS encoding cation:proton antiporter — MNETLSYALMVLFASAIGLVAVLANRLTERFKIPVPLLVLVGAAVAVRAVPAVQPPTERIVERVITIALVLVLFDGGMHIGPARFRAAVAPILSVGVLGTALTAAGAALMLHYACGIGWFPAVLVATAVAPTDPAVVFSVLGKREIRGRSSTILEGESGANDPVGISLMTSLVAAGALSAAGFAGVGAQFILQMAIGLAVGVIGGRALLVFMRRVALPSEGLYPLRTLASSLMLYGIATLAHGSGFLAVFVAGIVIGDARAPYKAEIKRFHAALAGLAEIVAFVVLGLTVDLNVLTHPDVWIPGLALGVALTALIRPLAVSSCLLGVELARNERLFILFAGLKGAVPILLGEFVRAAHVPDAERLYGIVVVVVIFSVLVQGSAVPGVATLLQLPMRTVETQPWEIGVRLADEPEGVHRFSVAKGSAAEGCTVEGLSDRVGDIWVSIVVRATGLVPVRGDTELQAGDEVVMLADPELHGTLAELFGPS, encoded by the coding sequence GTGAACGAGACCCTCAGTTACGCGCTGATGGTCCTGTTCGCCAGCGCCATCGGTTTGGTCGCGGTCCTGGCGAACCGCCTGACCGAGCGGTTCAAGATTCCGGTGCCCCTGCTGGTGCTGGTCGGAGCGGCGGTGGCGGTGCGCGCCGTGCCCGCGGTGCAGCCGCCGACCGAGCGGATCGTGGAGCGGGTCATCACCATCGCGCTGGTGCTGGTGTTGTTCGACGGCGGAATGCACATCGGGCCCGCCCGTTTCCGGGCGGCAGTCGCGCCGATCCTGTCGGTCGGCGTCCTGGGTACCGCCCTGACCGCCGCCGGCGCCGCGCTGATGCTGCACTACGCGTGCGGAATCGGCTGGTTCCCCGCGGTGCTCGTCGCGACCGCGGTGGCCCCCACGGATCCGGCCGTGGTCTTCTCCGTCCTGGGCAAACGAGAGATCAGGGGGCGCAGCAGCACCATCCTGGAGGGCGAGTCCGGCGCCAACGATCCGGTCGGCATCTCGTTGATGACGAGCCTGGTCGCCGCCGGTGCCCTCAGCGCGGCCGGGTTCGCCGGCGTGGGAGCCCAGTTCATCCTGCAGATGGCGATCGGCCTGGCCGTCGGGGTGATCGGCGGCCGTGCCCTGCTCGTCTTCATGCGCCGCGTGGCATTGCCGAGCGAAGGCCTCTACCCGCTGCGAACGCTGGCATCCAGCCTGATGCTGTACGGCATCGCCACGCTGGCGCACGGCTCGGGGTTCCTGGCCGTGTTCGTCGCCGGCATCGTGATCGGCGACGCTCGAGCGCCCTACAAGGCCGAGATCAAGCGCTTCCACGCCGCCCTGGCCGGTCTCGCCGAAATCGTTGCCTTTGTCGTGCTGGGTCTGACCGTCGACCTCAACGTGCTCACCCATCCGGACGTATGGATTCCCGGGCTGGCTCTCGGGGTGGCCCTGACGGCGCTGATCCGTCCGCTGGCGGTGAGTTCCTGCCTGCTCGGGGTGGAGCTTGCGCGAAACGAACGTCTGTTCATCCTGTTCGCCGGCCTCAAGGGGGCGGTGCCGATCCTGCTCGGCGAGTTCGTGCGCGCCGCGCACGTGCCCGACGCGGAACGCCTGTACGGCATCGTGGTCGTCGTCGTGATCTTCTCGGTTCTGGTGCAGGGCAGCGCGGTGCCCGGTGTCGCGACCCTGTTGCAGCTGCCCATGCGCACGGTAGAGACCCAGCCGTGGGAGATCGGTGTCCGGCTCGCGGACGAGCCGGAGGGCGTCCACCGGTTCAGTGTTGCCAAGGGCTCGGCCGCCGAGGGGTGCACCGTCGAGGGGCTCAGCGACCGCGTCGGCGACATCTGGGTGAGCATCGTGGTCCGCGCCACCGGCCTGGTGCCGGTGCGGGGCGACACCGAACTTCAGGCCGGCGACGAGGTCGTCATGCTGGCCGACCCCGAGCTTCACGGCACGCTGGCCGAACTCTTCGGTCCCTCCTAA